The following are encoded together in the Xanthomonas sacchari genome:
- a CDS encoding DUF1304 domain-containing protein, with translation MILLASILVGAVALLHLYILVLEMVLWTRPLGMKVFRNSPEKAQATRVLAANQGLYNGFLAAGLAWGLVAQRVDVMLFFLGCVVVAGLYGGWSVSRRIVFVQALPAALAIAAVLLAY, from the coding sequence ATGATCCTGTTGGCTTCGATCCTGGTCGGCGCGGTCGCGCTGCTGCACCTGTACATCCTGGTGCTGGAAATGGTCCTGTGGACGCGTCCGCTGGGCATGAAGGTGTTTCGCAACAGCCCGGAGAAGGCCCAGGCAACGCGCGTGCTGGCGGCCAACCAGGGGCTGTACAACGGCTTCCTCGCCGCCGGCCTGGCCTGGGGCCTGGTCGCGCAGCGGGTCGACGTGATGCTGTTCTTCCTCGGCTGCGTAGTCGTGGCCGGCCTGTACGGCGGCTGGAGCGTCAGCCGCCGCATCGTGTTCGTGCAGGCGCTGCCGGCGGCGCTGGCGATCGCGGCGGTGCTACTGGCGTACTGA
- a CDS encoding NTP/NDP exchange transporter, with the protein MSATPHAPGALARLRGALRDSPPLAWAFLYFFSLLSGYYVLRPVREAMGASADVAAVFPPAMIAFFAAHGMPLKEFALQVLFTCTFLIMLLLQPIYGALVSRYPRRVFLPVVYGFFIATLLLFYVLFDSGVPGRGMAFFLWISVFNLFAVAVFWSFMADVFSNAEARACYGYIGAAGTLGAFLGPVIASSLVERVGIANLMLVSAGFLVVSVVCLLRLRLWAVARERERGVVGGEAPMGGDVLAGLKLIAREPLLRWLALMSVFGVGVGTLLYNEQAAIVRRLYTDAAASTAFYANIDLAVNAVTLVMQLLVTRALLSRFGIGPALLIPGCAILLGYSVLAVSPLPMLVAVVQVVTRAGEFSLAKPARETLYTRVGREWRYKAGAAIDTVIYRGSDLSFAWLYKLLSGFGSQVVFVAGLLAASGMTLGAWRLLREAAKLPPERTPPSR; encoded by the coding sequence ATGAGCGCCACCCCGCATGCCCCCGGCGCGCTGGCGCGGCTGCGTGGCGCCCTGCGCGATTCGCCGCCGCTGGCGTGGGCGTTCCTGTACTTCTTCTCGCTGCTCAGCGGCTACTACGTGCTGCGGCCGGTGCGCGAGGCGATGGGCGCCTCCGCCGACGTGGCCGCGGTGTTCCCGCCAGCGATGATCGCGTTCTTCGCGGCGCACGGCATGCCGCTGAAGGAGTTCGCGTTGCAGGTGCTGTTCACCTGCACCTTCCTGATCATGCTGTTGCTGCAGCCGATCTACGGCGCGCTGGTCAGCCGCTATCCGCGGCGGGTGTTCCTGCCGGTGGTGTACGGTTTCTTCATCGCCACGCTGCTGCTGTTCTACGTGCTGTTCGACAGCGGCGTGCCCGGGCGCGGCATGGCCTTCTTCCTGTGGATCTCGGTGTTCAACCTGTTCGCGGTGGCGGTGTTCTGGAGCTTCATGGCCGATGTCTTCAGCAACGCCGAAGCGCGCGCCTGTTACGGCTACATCGGCGCCGCCGGCACGCTCGGCGCGTTCCTGGGGCCGGTGATCGCCAGCAGCCTGGTCGAGCGTGTCGGCATCGCCAACCTGATGCTGGTGTCGGCCGGCTTCCTGGTGGTCAGCGTGGTGTGCCTGCTGCGCCTGCGGCTGTGGGCGGTCGCCCGCGAACGCGAGCGCGGCGTGGTCGGCGGCGAGGCGCCGATGGGCGGCGACGTGCTGGCCGGGCTGAAGCTGATCGCGCGCGAACCGTTGCTGCGCTGGCTGGCGCTGATGTCGGTGTTCGGCGTGGGCGTGGGCACCCTGCTGTACAACGAACAGGCGGCGATCGTGCGCCGCCTGTACACCGATGCGGCGGCCAGTACCGCCTTCTACGCCAACATCGACCTGGCGGTGAACGCGGTGACCCTGGTGATGCAACTGCTGGTCACCCGCGCGCTGCTGTCGCGCTTCGGCATCGGACCGGCGCTGCTGATTCCCGGCTGCGCGATCCTGCTCGGCTATTCGGTGCTGGCGGTGTCGCCGCTGCCGATGCTGGTGGCGGTGGTGCAGGTGGTGACCCGCGCCGGCGAGTTCTCCCTGGCCAAGCCAGCGCGCGAGACCCTGTACACCCGGGTCGGCCGCGAATGGCGCTACAAGGCCGGCGCGGCGATCGATACGGTGATCTATCGTGGCAGCGACCTCAGCTTCGCCTGGCTGTACAAGCTGCTGTCGGGGTTCGGCTCGCAGGTGGTGTTCGTCGCGGGCCTGCTGGCCGCCTCCGGCATGACCCTGGGCGCGTGGCGGCTGCTGCGCGAGGCGGCCAAGCTGCCGCCGGAACGCACGCCGCCGTCGCGCTGA
- a CDS encoding hotdog fold domain-containing protein has translation MSQLLSLYRRMQRWPAGSWLFARAVCFKAPYFASIAPRITVLQPGRCEARIAHRRRVNNHIGTVHAIALCNLAELAGGLMVDASLPPSMRWIPKGMQVEYRSKAVGPMHAVATPDVAIVAAERGYDLPVSVEIRDTRGQVVCVARIAMWVSPRMPSTA, from the coding sequence ATGAGCCAACTGCTTTCGCTCTATCGCCGCATGCAACGCTGGCCGGCCGGCTCATGGCTGTTCGCGCGCGCGGTGTGTTTCAAGGCGCCCTACTTCGCCAGTATCGCCCCGCGCATCACCGTCCTGCAGCCAGGCCGCTGCGAGGCGCGCATCGCGCACCGGCGGCGGGTCAATAACCACATCGGCACCGTGCATGCGATCGCCCTGTGCAACCTGGCGGAACTGGCCGGCGGCCTCATGGTCGACGCCAGCCTGCCGCCCTCGATGCGCTGGATTCCCAAGGGCATGCAGGTGGAATACCGCAGCAAGGCGGTGGGTCCGATGCATGCGGTGGCCACGCCGGACGTGGCAATCGTCGCCGCCGAGCGCGGCTACGACCTGCCGGTCAGCGTGGAGATCCGCGATACGCGCGGACAGGTGGTGTGCGTCGCGCGCATCGCCATGTGGGTGTCGCCACGCATGCCGAGCACCGCCTGA